From a region of the Gemmatimonas aurantiaca genome:
- a CDS encoding alpha/beta fold hydrolase yields MSIRCRSAECWCRWPIDRAIVWVVVAVWGMHILPTFPISAIGFILAMVVTGLPVLPVPAVAMTQPDTRPSISPIRFEPYQLVTRAHGTIDAELGVLEVPRRHDQPDGPTQTLRMVRLRAVHPTAGAAPVIYLAGGPGGSGIDAARGGRWPVFDAVRQHVDVILLDQRGTGRSDPPPACPRPGVAPLRNDSVMTEAHYLDAVRRETMRCVTWWRSQGVDLGAYTTLESARDLDMIRRALGVPRVNLWGMSYGTHLALATLRRFPRAIQRVVLMGTEGPDHTLKDPRDADLLLRRLAEWTARDTIARTLTPDLEQALRDALRSLEARPLPAMVPGPPGVGGPMMIGAFDLQLVVAVALGRTQTASLVPVMLAMVQQGDASLVAQLIGGLREGLLRPAAMSLAMDLASGATPARRTLVMKGEQQSVLGRALNFPWMALNAAEYGVPDLGDAFRAPVRSDVPTLFVSGTMDGRTPPANADEVRRGFPHSFTLLLDGAGHDDDLWLASPRIAPVLSRFFSGDRISSETIVTPLLRIPAPPGSARD; encoded by the coding sequence CCCGTATTGCCTGTTCCCGCCGTCGCCATGACACAACCCGATACGCGCCCGTCAATCTCGCCAATCCGGTTCGAGCCCTATCAACTCGTCACGCGAGCGCACGGCACCATCGACGCGGAACTGGGTGTTCTCGAAGTGCCGCGTCGACACGATCAACCGGACGGACCGACGCAGACGTTGCGCATGGTGCGGTTACGCGCCGTGCATCCGACTGCGGGCGCTGCGCCCGTGATCTATCTGGCTGGCGGCCCGGGCGGATCGGGAATCGATGCGGCGCGTGGCGGTCGCTGGCCGGTGTTCGATGCGGTGCGTCAGCATGTCGATGTCATCCTGCTCGATCAACGCGGAACAGGTCGTTCCGATCCACCACCGGCATGTCCACGACCGGGCGTCGCACCCCTGCGCAACGACTCGGTGATGACCGAGGCCCACTATCTCGATGCCGTACGCCGCGAGACCATGCGCTGCGTGACCTGGTGGCGCAGCCAGGGTGTCGATCTGGGTGCATACACCACCCTGGAGAGTGCACGCGATCTCGACATGATCCGGCGCGCGCTCGGTGTGCCGCGCGTGAATCTCTGGGGCATGAGCTACGGGACACATCTCGCGCTGGCCACGCTTCGTCGGTTTCCCCGCGCCATCCAGCGTGTGGTGCTGATGGGAACGGAGGGGCCGGATCACACCCTCAAGGATCCGCGTGATGCGGATCTCCTGCTGCGTCGACTTGCCGAGTGGACGGCGCGTGATACCATCGCCCGCACACTGACCCCCGATCTCGAGCAGGCGCTGCGCGATGCGTTGCGATCGCTGGAGGCGCGTCCGCTCCCGGCCATGGTGCCAGGCCCGCCCGGCGTCGGTGGACCGATGATGATCGGCGCGTTCGATCTGCAACTCGTCGTGGCGGTGGCGCTCGGACGTACGCAGACGGCCTCGCTCGTTCCCGTCATGCTGGCCATGGTGCAGCAAGGTGATGCGTCGCTGGTGGCGCAGTTGATCGGCGGTCTGCGGGAGGGTCTGCTGCGGCCCGCTGCCATGTCGTTGGCGATGGATCTGGCGAGCGGCGCCACACCGGCCCGTCGCACGTTGGTGATGAAGGGCGAACAACAGAGTGTTCTCGGACGTGCGCTCAATTTTCCGTGGATGGCCCTGAATGCCGCCGAGTACGGTGTGCCCGATCTCGGCGATGCGTTCCGGGCGCCGGTCCGATCGGATGTCCCCACGCTCTTCGTGAGCGGCACGATGGATGGACGCACACCACCCGCCAATGCCGACGAGGTGCGTCGCGGATTTCCACATTCGTTCACGCTGTTGCTCGACGGAGCGGGACACGATGACGATCTGTGGCTGGCTTCCCCCCGGATCGCGCCGGTCCTGAGTCGATTTTTCAGCGGTGATCGTATCAGCTCGGAGACCATCGTGACGCCACTGCTGCGGATTCCCGCCCCACCGGGGAGTGCGCGCGACTGA